Within the Halarcobacter mediterraneus genome, the region TGTGAACATGTCCACATACTTCACAAATCCATTCTTCTTCCTCATCTTCACTTACAAACTCTTCACCTGCTTCAAGTCTTGCTAATAATTCTTTATACATATTTTCATGTTCTATTTCAATATTTCCAATTAGTTTTAGCATTGTAGATATTTGAGAGTAACCTTCTTCTTTTGCTATTTTTGCAAAGTCTGGATACATAGTTACATTTTCATAACTTTCTCCTGCTATTGCAATTTTTAGATTTTCTGTTGTTGCTCCAAACTCTTCACCAGTAAGGAGCTTGTTACAGGCTTTTAATTCTAGTTTTGCATGCATTTTTTCATTGTCAGCAGCTCTTTGAAAATGTGCAGCAATATCTCTATACCCTTCTTTTTGAGCAATTTTTGCAAAATATTCATATTTGTTTCGTGCCATTGATTCCCCAGCAAAGGCTTTCATTAGATTTACAGCAGTTAAGTTTTCTGTAATCATTTCCATTTTTTCTCCACAGCAGTGTAATTCTCCACCACCAACTTTTTGTACTTCTACTGTATTACCGCATTTATTACAACGGTATGATTCATATTGTCTCATTTTTTCTCCAAAGTTAAGTTTTTATATTGATAAAGTAAGGTTTAGATGAACCTTTATCATTAATGATTATAATTCATCTAAACTTAATAAGAGGTACTTGTTTATGATAAAGAAGCTTTTATCATCCAAATATTTTTTTCTAGATGTGCAGTATTGTCATCAGCAAAAGCAACAGTTGTATTATCGCCATTTTCTTCAGCTAATTTTGATAATTTTTTAAACTCTTTTAATAGAGTTTCAAAATCTGATAAAATATTTTTTAATACATATTTTGCATCAAAATCTGTTTTTTTATCTTCTTTAATAATAGAGTTTTCTTCTAATTCACTTAATAAAACTAGAGGTTTTTCTCCAAGTTGTAAAACCCTTTCTGCACAATCATCATAAATCGTACTAAATTCTCCATATATTTTTTCAGTCATTTCATGGATAGGGAAAAACTGCATTCCTTTTATATTCCAGTGATAGTTATGAATTTTAGTAAACATTACTAAAGAACTTGCCTGTAATACTTTTAATTGTTTCGTTAACTTTTTCATCATTTCTCCTTTGGATAATTTTTTTCCTTAGATAAATTGTAGTGGAATTAATCTTAAAGGAAAATTATT harbors:
- a CDS encoding ferritin family protein, with protein sequence MRQYESYRCNKCGNTVEVQKVGGGELHCCGEKMEMITENLTAVNLMKAFAGESMARNKYEYFAKIAQKEGYRDIAAHFQRAADNEKMHAKLELKACNKLLTGEEFGATTENLKIAIAGESYENVTMYPDFAKIAKEEGYSQISTMLKLIGNIEIEHENMYKELLARLEAGEEFVSEDEEEEWICEVCGHVHRGKKALKVCPVCKHPQEYQSRLNSKK
- a CDS encoding Dps family protein gives rise to the protein MKKLTKQLKVLQASSLVMFTKIHNYHWNIKGMQFFPIHEMTEKIYGEFSTIYDDCAERVLQLGEKPLVLLSELEENSIIKEDKKTDFDAKYVLKNILSDFETLLKEFKKLSKLAEENGDNTTVAFADDNTAHLEKNIWMIKASLS